TGGGTCGCCGAGATCGCCGGTGTCCGGCGCGAGTGGGAGGCCGCCGTCCTCGAGCAGGTGCCCGACCGGAAGGTCGCCTGGGCCGCCACGGGCGGCGCGACCAACGCGGGCGCGGTCCGGTTCGAACCCGCCGGGCCGACCTCGACGATCGTGTACCTGGAGCTCGAGTACGAGCCCGAGGGCCTCGTGGAGCAGGTCGGCGACAAGCTCGGCATCGTCGAGCGGCAGGTGCGGTCGGACCTCGAGCGGTTCAAGAGCCTCATCGAGGACCAGGGCTACGCCAGCGGTGCGTGGCGCGGCTCGGTCAACGAGCACCTCGACGTCGGCACGCCCACCACGGGTGACGCCTACGGCTCGCACGGCGACAGCGGCAAGGCCGGCGTCTCGGGCAAGGCCGTCGCCGCCGGCGTGGCGGCGGTGGCCGGTGTCGCGGCGGCGGCCGCGGCCGCGGCCACGTCGTCGGGCGGCAAGGAGCAGGAGGCGCAGCCGGTCGAGCAGCCGGCGCGGCCGGAGGGCGTCGTCCAGTCGCAGGAGGTGACCGTCGTCGACCAGCCGCCGCCGGACGCGGTGGTCCGCGACGACGTGCTCGTCCCGGAGTCCGACCCCGAGGGCTACACCGGCACCAGCTCCACCGAGGGCGTCGAGCGGGGTGTGCGCCCGGACGGAGACGACCCGATGATCGGCGGCGGCAACCGCTGACCCAGGCGGTCGGTGGAGGAGCCGACGACTCCTCCACCGACCGGCCCGCCGGACGCGGCCGGCCGCCCCGGCCGCGTCCGCCGGGCCGGGCTACGCTCGCCGCCACCCTGCGCGAGGAGAGCGGCCATGGACGCCGGCGTCGACACCCTGCAGAAGGCGCTGCAGATCAACCTCGACCCCCGCTGGTACGGCACGATCGCCGAGATCGGCGCCGGCCAGGAGGTCGCCCGGTGGTTCTTCCGGGCGGGCGGCGCGGCCGGCACGGTGGCGAAGACCATGTCGGCCTACGACATGGCGGTCAGCGACGCCGTCTACGGCAAGGCCGACCGCTACGTCTCCAAGGGCCGCCTGCAGGCGATGCTCGACCACGAGTACCAGCTCAACGTCGAACGGCTCGGTGACCAGCGCGGCGACGAGACGGCCTTCTTCGCCTTCGCCGACACCGTCGTGGCGCGCAGCTACCGCGGCGGGAACGAGTGTCACGGCTGGATGGGCGTGGAGTTCCAGTCCCACCCCCGCGACGAGCCCAGCCAGGTCGTCGTCCACGTGCGGATGCTCGACGACGAGGCCCCGCAGCAGCAGGAGGCGCTGGGGATCGTGGGCGTGAACCTGCTGCACGCCGCCTTCTTCCACCACCACGAGCCCGAACGCCTGGTGGAGAGCCTGCTCGACCAGCTGACGACCGGCCGCATCGAGATCGACATGATCGAGCTCAAGGGCATCGAGTTCCGGGCGGTCGACAACCGGGTCATGGCGCTCAAGCTCGTGCAGCTGGGGCTCAGCGGGGCGGCGATGTTCGGGCCCGACCGGCAGGTCCTGCAGCCGAGTGAGGTGCTGCGCAAGAAGGCGATCCTGGTCGAGCGCGGCAGCTTCCGCCCGCCGACGGTGGTCAACATCGACATGCTCGAGGCCGCGCGGGCGGAGTTCCAGGCCGATCCCGCCGTCGCCGACCGCGAGGTCCTGTCGCTCACCGAGCTGACCATGGCGAACCTGCGCGCCGGTGGCGACGTCGTCGACCGCAGGGACTTCCTCGCCCGGGTGGACCTGCTGGCCGCGTGCGGGATGACGGTGCTCATCTCCGACTACGTGGCCTACCACCGGCTCGCGGCCTACCTCGCCTGGCGGACCGACGGCCGGATCGGGATGGTCATGGGCGTCCCGAGCCTGCTCGAGCTGTTCGACGAGGCCAGCCACGCCGACCTGCCCGGCGGGATCCTCGAGAGCTTCGGCCGCCTGTTCAAGAACGACCTCCGGCTCTTCGTCTACCCGATGCTGCGCGACGGCGAGGTCACCACGGTCGAGACCGTCGCGGTCGGCGAGGAGCTGCAGCCGCTCTACGACTACCTGGCGCGACGCGGCAGCTTCGTCCACCTCGACCAGTACAAGCCCGACTACCTGCCCATCCTCAGCCGGGACGTCCTCAAGCGGATCCCCACGGACGACGAGACGTGGGAGTCGATGGTGCCGCCGGAGGTCGCCGAGCTGATCAAGAAGCGCGGCTTCTTCGGCTACCGGCGCGACCGCTGAGCGGGCGCCGGTCCCGGGAGCGGGCCTCACGTCGACCGCGACGCCCGCCACATCGTGTGCTCGCGGGAGATGGCTGCCTCGGCCGAGTCGACGAACTCCTCCCACTCCACCTCCCCGGAGACGTGGGGGAGCAGCGTCCGGATCGCCGACAGCTCCTCGTCCGCGATGGTGTAGGCCGCCGAGAGGGTCACGTACTGCCGGGTCTGAGCCCACGCGCTCGCTGCCGCGCCGAGCGTGGCGACCAGACCGACGAGGTCCCCCTTGCCGACGCTCAGCTCGATCACGTCCAGGGCCTTCAGGGTCCCGGCGACCACCCCGAGGAACTCGAGCCCGATGACGATGAGGTGCCATCGCCAGAGGAGCCGCGTGTTGAGGGCGGTGCGGGCGGCGTACCACTGTTGCTGATCCTCGAGGCGCGCCCGGTCGAAGGTGGCACGTCGTCGTTCGAGCGGGGCGGCGCGCAGCGACCGCATCCACGGGGTGACCTGCACCTGCCCGGTGACCTCGGTCCGGATCGAGGGCAGGTTGCGCAGGCCCCCGAGGATCTCCCGCAGTCGCTCGACGAACAGCCGATCCGCCTCGGCCGCGTCCATGGCGACCGGGAAGAGCTTGCTGCCCACGGCGTACCGCCAGCAGAGGGTCTTGATCGACTCGGCGGCTGCTCGGGCCTCCTGCCAGACGATGTTCGGGCGGGTCGTCGTCCGGTAGGTGCGCACCGCGAGCGTCGAGGCGAACAGGACCGTCGCGATGACACCACCGAGGTCGTAGCCGCGCCCGCCACCGGGGATGAAGCTCGCCGCGGCCGCCCCGATGAACAGGAGCAGCTCGACCCTGGTCAAGCGCAGGTGGAGCCGCTGTCCCCAGGCCGCCGTGCGGTCCGCGACGGTGAACGCGCTCGCGTAGGCAGGACGGTCATCACCGGTGGCCGTGTCCTCGACACTGCCGGCGCCGCGGTCGCCGCCCATCTCAGCCGCCCTCGGGGGTGCCGTCGTTGGCGTCGGCCGGGCCGGAGGTGGTGGAACCCATGCCCTGGTCGGTCTCGCCCGGGTCGGTCTCGCCCGGGTCGGTCTCGCCCGGGTCGGTCTCGCCCGGGTCGGTCTCGCCCGGGTCGGTCTCGCCCGGGTCGGTCTCGCCCGGGTCGGTCTCGCCCGGGTCGGTCTCGCCCGGGTCGGTCTCGCCCGGGTCGGTCTCGCCCGGGTCGGTCTCGCCCGGGTCGGTCTCGCCCGGGTCGGTCTCGCCCGGGTCGGTCTCGCCCGGGTCGGTCTCGCCCGGGTCGGTCTCGCCCGGGTCGGTCTCGCCCGGTTCCCCGTCCCGGGCCTCACCTCCCATCTCGGCGGCCGCGGCTGCTTCCTCCGCAGTTGCCTGCTCGTCCATCTCGCCGCCAGAGCCGACCGGTCGCGCGAGGGCCTCGCCGTGCTCGTCCACGACGACGAAGCGCTGGACCCGCTCCGCTGCCGGTTCGATCACCGTCACCTGGTCTGCACGGAGGCCCTCCCACGGCGATCCCCGGTAGTCCGCTCGTGACGGCGGTTCGGGCTCCGCCAGTGGGTTCCCACACGCGCAGCGGACCCGCGGGAGGCCCGAGTCGTCGATCAGCACTGCCGTCCCCGCCTGCATCACGGCCTGATAGGGGTAGGCACGACCCTCGCGGTAGCCGTGGTTGGTGACGGCCGTGTCGGTCAGCAGGGTCACGGGCGTCAGCTGTTGCAGG
This region of Geodermatophilus bullaregiensis genomic DNA includes:
- a CDS encoding TonB-dependent receptor, with the protein product MDAGVDTLQKALQINLDPRWYGTIAEIGAGQEVARWFFRAGGAAGTVAKTMSAYDMAVSDAVYGKADRYVSKGRLQAMLDHEYQLNVERLGDQRGDETAFFAFADTVVARSYRGGNECHGWMGVEFQSHPRDEPSQVVVHVRMLDDEAPQQQEALGIVGVNLLHAAFFHHHEPERLVESLLDQLTTGRIEIDMIELKGIEFRAVDNRVMALKLVQLGLSGAAMFGPDRQVLQPSEVLRKKAILVERGSFRPPTVVNIDMLEAARAEFQADPAVADREVLSLTELTMANLRAGGDVVDRRDFLARVDLLAACGMTVLISDYVAYHRLAAYLAWRTDGRIGMVMGVPSLLELFDEASHADLPGGILESFGRLFKNDLRLFVYPMLRDGEVTTVETVAVGEELQPLYDYLARRGSFVHLDQYKPDYLPILSRDVLKRIPTDDETWESMVPPEVAELIKKRGFFGYRRDR
- a CDS encoding SRPBCC family protein codes for the protein MTTKVEKSIQVDVPVTTAYNQWTQFEDFPHFMGGVKEVRQLTDNRLHWVAEIAGVRREWEAAVLEQVPDRKVAWAATGGATNAGAVRFEPAGPTSTIVYLELEYEPEGLVEQVGDKLGIVERQVRSDLERFKSLIEDQGYASGAWRGSVNEHLDVGTPTTGDAYGSHGDSGKAGVSGKAVAAGVAAVAGVAAAAAAAATSSGGKEQEAQPVEQPARPEGVVQSQEVTVVDQPPPDAVVRDDVLVPESDPEGYTGTSSTEGVERGVRPDGDDPMIGGGNR
- a CDS encoding DUF4231 domain-containing protein, with product MGGDRGAGSVEDTATGDDRPAYASAFTVADRTAAWGQRLHLRLTRVELLLFIGAAAASFIPGGGRGYDLGGVIATVLFASTLAVRTYRTTTRPNIVWQEARAAAESIKTLCWRYAVGSKLFPVAMDAAEADRLFVERLREILGGLRNLPSIRTEVTGQVQVTPWMRSLRAAPLERRRATFDRARLEDQQQWYAARTALNTRLLWRWHLIVIGLEFLGVVAGTLKALDVIELSVGKGDLVGLVATLGAAASAWAQTRQYVTLSAAYTIADEELSAIRTLLPHVSGEVEWEEFVDSAEAAISREHTMWRASRST